The Micromonospora sp. NBC_00421 genome contains a region encoding:
- a CDS encoding DUF305 domain-containing protein, protein MPLPRRVVVSGVVATAVLGAAVGAVVWAGRDDPAYQPPMSHVVQPGAPGQPGRQLSGTDLSQVSPPGFTAADSLFVQGMIPHHTQALAMTALLAGRTTSPDVTLLAKRIEVSQGDEIARMRNWLAERNVPTTGPHGGAGHDALMPGMLTAAQLDQLRQARGAEFDRLFLTAMIRHHQGALTMVEQLYAGGGGLEPASDQFAREVNADQGIEIQRMQQMLAKLG, encoded by the coding sequence GTGCCGCTGCCCCGTCGCGTGGTCGTGTCAGGTGTGGTCGCCACGGCCGTCCTCGGTGCGGCGGTGGGCGCGGTCGTCTGGGCGGGCCGGGACGATCCGGCGTACCAGCCGCCGATGTCGCATGTGGTGCAGCCCGGAGCACCCGGCCAGCCGGGCCGGCAACTGTCCGGCACCGACCTGTCGCAGGTCTCACCGCCCGGGTTCACCGCGGCCGACAGCCTGTTCGTCCAGGGCATGATCCCGCACCACACCCAGGCCCTGGCGATGACCGCGCTGCTGGCCGGGCGGACCACCAGCCCGGACGTCACGCTGCTCGCCAAGCGGATCGAGGTGTCGCAGGGCGACGAGATCGCCCGGATGCGGAACTGGCTCGCCGAGCGCAACGTACCGACCACCGGCCCGCACGGCGGCGCGGGGCACGACGCCCTCATGCCGGGGATGCTCACCGCCGCGCAGCTCGACCAGCTCAGGCAGGCGCGCGGCGCGGAGTTCGACAGGCTCTTCCTCACCGCGATGATCCGCCACCACCAGGGGGCACTGACCATGGTGGAGCAGCTGTACGCGGGCGGCGGCGGGCTGGAACCGGCGAGCGACCAGTTCGCCCGCGAGGTCAACGCCGACCAGGGCATCGAGATCCAGCGCATGCAGCAGATGCTGGCCAAGCTCGGCTGA
- a CDS encoding family 16 glycoside hydrolase, producing MTTPHRRRRRRRPGLVAAGTALATVLATASVTPATAAPAADVPPQEPGVTLRTYDMGTPLSALCTLKPAQTPNVDKLMPQVNWTSTDDFGLSDRFVSHVTGNLAAPVDGTYAFRLTSDDGSRLTVGDTVVVDHDGLHGETAKEGSATLTAGLHPLRIEHFDDGGGQVLRLEWRPPGAADFTLVPNSALSTDAGVVRVTAPGWKYCEGATDSAGDGLPLDRTHPGYTLTDLRPDGFRPQVTGMAFRPDGGLVLSTWGGTDNATGEIYLVEGATGATGPGQVTYRRFADGLREPQGVAVVDGTVYVSQKHELTALRDTDGDGVADDRRTVATWPWGGNFHEFAFGLLYRDGFFHLNLSVAINQGGATTVPQPAPNRGTSIKVNARTGKITYVAGGLRTPNGIGWGPRGEVLVTDNQGGWLPASKLVQIQQGAFFNHYTSPDGPFDDKPVTRPIAWLPQNEIGNSPSTPVLLAQGPYAGQLVVGDVTYGGLQRVYLDEVEGQYQGAVFRHTQGLEAGVNEVALGPDGALYVGGVGAGGNWGQEGKLSYGLQKLTPNGTSTFEVKQMRATAGGFDLEYTEPVSAETAARLAEAYQVTQWRYGATSQYGGPKLDLEKLTVTKAVLAANGRTVRLRIPGLKENRVVHVRSPRPFSAADGEQLWNTEAWYTLNEIPGRVSQPQTFFEAEEGRTVGVGLATDHAAYSGAGFAAGFADDGSSTRISVDVPEAGNHDLAMRYSNGPNPFSGPKQLSLYVNGKRIEQTVFPSTVTWEEWGTVSTKAHLRRGRNIVEYRKEGADSGHVNLDVLAVRPRGERITLFDGGDLTEWQHTDGREPEWTLAGNTMTVRGGDLRTVQAFGDFRLHVEFNLPLYPPEVTGQQRANSGVYLQDRYEIQVLDSFGVDPPQHNDAAAIYTQKAPDVNAARPPQTWQTYDIEYRQARYDAAGVKVANPRVTVVWNGVTVHDDVEILGPTGGSRPEGPAAGAIRLQDHGNPVQYRKIWIKPLDG from the coding sequence ATGACCACCCCGCACCGGCGTCGCCGGCGTCGCAGACCCGGGCTCGTGGCCGCCGGCACCGCCCTGGCGACCGTGCTCGCCACCGCGTCCGTCACCCCGGCCACCGCCGCACCCGCCGCCGACGTCCCGCCACAGGAACCCGGCGTCACCCTGCGCACGTACGACATGGGCACCCCACTGTCGGCGCTGTGCACCCTCAAACCCGCGCAGACACCCAACGTCGACAAGCTGATGCCGCAGGTCAACTGGACCAGCACGGACGACTTCGGGCTCTCCGACCGGTTCGTCAGCCACGTCACCGGCAACCTCGCCGCACCTGTCGACGGCACCTACGCCTTCCGCCTGACCAGTGACGACGGCTCCCGGCTGACCGTCGGCGACACGGTCGTGGTCGACCACGACGGGCTGCACGGCGAGACCGCCAAGGAGGGGTCGGCCACCCTCACCGCCGGCCTGCACCCGTTGCGGATCGAGCACTTCGACGACGGCGGCGGCCAGGTGCTGCGGCTCGAATGGCGTCCGCCGGGGGCCGCCGACTTCACCCTGGTCCCGAACTCCGCGTTGAGCACCGACGCCGGGGTCGTCCGGGTCACCGCGCCGGGCTGGAAGTACTGCGAGGGGGCCACCGACTCGGCAGGTGACGGCCTGCCGCTCGACCGGACGCACCCCGGCTACACCCTCACCGACCTGCGCCCCGACGGGTTCCGACCGCAGGTCACCGGGATGGCGTTCCGCCCCGACGGCGGCCTGGTCCTGAGCACCTGGGGCGGCACCGACAACGCGACAGGCGAGATCTACCTGGTCGAGGGGGCCACCGGCGCGACCGGTCCCGGACAGGTCACCTACCGCAGGTTCGCCGACGGGCTGCGCGAGCCGCAGGGCGTCGCCGTGGTCGACGGCACCGTCTACGTCAGCCAGAAGCACGAGCTGACCGCGCTGCGCGACACCGACGGTGACGGCGTCGCCGACGACAGGCGTACGGTGGCCACCTGGCCGTGGGGCGGCAACTTCCACGAGTTCGCCTTCGGCCTGCTCTACCGGGACGGGTTCTTCCACCTCAACCTGTCGGTCGCGATCAACCAGGGTGGTGCCACCACCGTGCCGCAGCCCGCCCCCAACCGGGGCACCTCGATCAAGGTGAACGCCCGGACCGGCAAGATCACGTATGTGGCCGGTGGCCTGCGCACTCCGAACGGGATCGGCTGGGGGCCGCGCGGCGAGGTCCTCGTCACCGACAACCAGGGTGGTTGGCTGCCCGCGTCCAAGCTGGTCCAGATCCAGCAGGGGGCGTTCTTCAACCACTACACCAGCCCCGACGGGCCGTTCGACGACAAGCCGGTCACCCGGCCGATCGCCTGGCTTCCGCAGAACGAGATCGGCAACTCACCGTCCACTCCGGTGCTGCTGGCGCAGGGACCGTACGCCGGGCAGCTCGTCGTCGGCGACGTGACCTACGGGGGCCTGCAACGGGTCTACCTCGACGAGGTCGAGGGGCAGTACCAGGGGGCGGTGTTCCGGCACACCCAGGGCCTGGAGGCCGGCGTCAACGAGGTCGCCCTCGGCCCCGACGGCGCGCTCTACGTCGGCGGCGTGGGTGCCGGCGGCAACTGGGGGCAGGAGGGCAAGCTCAGCTACGGCCTGCAGAAGCTCACCCCCAACGGCACCTCGACGTTCGAGGTCAAGCAGATGCGGGCCACCGCAGGCGGGTTCGACCTGGAATACACCGAGCCGGTCTCGGCCGAGACCGCCGCGCGGCTCGCCGAGGCGTACCAGGTGACGCAGTGGCGCTACGGGGCGACCAGCCAGTACGGCGGTCCCAAGCTCGACCTGGAGAAGCTCACCGTGACCAAGGCGGTGCTGGCGGCCAACGGTCGCACCGTCCGGCTGCGGATCCCGGGCCTGAAGGAGAACCGGGTGGTGCACGTCCGCTCCCCGCGCCCGTTCTCCGCCGCCGACGGCGAGCAGCTGTGGAACACCGAGGCCTGGTACACGCTCAACGAGATCCCCGGCCGGGTGTCCCAGCCGCAGACCTTCTTCGAGGCCGAGGAGGGTCGTACCGTCGGCGTCGGCCTGGCCACCGACCACGCCGCCTACTCCGGTGCCGGCTTCGCCGCCGGGTTCGCCGACGACGGCTCGTCGACCCGGATCTCCGTGGACGTCCCCGAGGCCGGCAACCACGACCTGGCCATGCGCTACAGCAACGGCCCCAACCCGTTCTCCGGCCCGAAACAGCTCAGTCTCTATGTCAACGGCAAGCGGATCGAACAGACGGTCTTCCCCTCCACCGTCACCTGGGAGGAGTGGGGCACCGTCAGCACGAAGGCGCACCTGCGGCGGGGCCGCAACATCGTCGAATACCGTAAGGAGGGCGCGGACTCCGGGCACGTGAACCTCGACGTGCTCGCCGTCCGGCCGCGCGGTGAACGGATCACCCTGTTCGACGGCGGTGACCTCACCGAGTGGCAGCACACCGACGGGCGCGAACCGGAGTGGACGCTCGCCGGCAACACCATGACCGTACGCGGCGGCGACCTGCGCACCGTGCAGGCGTTCGGCGACTTCCGGCTGCACGTGGAGTTCAACCTGCCGCTCTACCCGCCGGAGGTGACCGGCCAGCAGCGCGCCAACAGCGGGGTCTACCTCCAGGACCGCTACGAGATCCAGGTGCTCGACTCGTTCGGCGTCGACCCGCCGCAGCACAACGACGCCGCCGCCATCTACACCCAGAAGGCGCCCGACGTGAACGCGGCCCGACCGCCGCAGACCTGGCAGACGTACGACATCGAATACCGTCAGGCCCGCTACGACGCGGCCGGCGTCAAGGTGGCGAACCCCCGGGTCACCGTGGTGTGGAACGGCGTCACGGTGCACGACGACGTGGAGATCCTGGGCCCGACCGGCGGCAGCCGGCCGGAGGGTCCGGCGGCCGGCGCGATCCGGCTCCAGGACCATGGCAACCCGGTCCAGTACCGCAAGATCTGGATCAAGCCACTCGACGGGTGA
- a CDS encoding tetratricopeptide repeat protein has translation MALPRKYTSDVMTAAVRQVEAARATGRRGPISSVARELHLDRRLLQTWVTKARTQATTAVPPTTPRTDAGDDPVVLPDGLLHCRFCQQPMTATFTAAGLVYDCPPPCRRPPLNAVAVAQAVGKVVLGHAAHLVPALTHPKQAGIAAAHAHRLVNRITVGLRPADLRITWPTIAGQPRHALVEELRVARQLATTDPTRTHHLLQSILAGVDPATTATSTHHADAAHLLATLLHSRAAIRWADYAHRSFTHLHGPTDPLTLGAAHTLATAHHRAGHHQRAYRLYRQLADHLTTTAGPDAHPTLAVRATTALVLHDLGHHDAAHTLLTDTITRHRRAHPDHPATQRMADHLHHLRHPRDP, from the coding sequence ATGGCCTTGCCCCGTAAGTACACCTCCGATGTCATGACCGCCGCCGTGCGTCAGGTCGAAGCCGCCCGCGCGACCGGCCGGCGTGGCCCGATCAGCAGCGTCGCCCGGGAACTCCACCTCGACCGCCGGCTCCTCCAAACCTGGGTCACCAAAGCCCGCACCCAAGCAACCACAGCAGTCCCACCCACCACGCCGCGCACCGATGCTGGGGATGATCCGGTGGTGCTGCCGGACGGTCTGCTGCACTGCCGGTTCTGCCAACAACCCATGACCGCAACCTTCACCGCCGCCGGTCTCGTCTACGACTGCCCGCCGCCATGCCGCCGCCCCCCACTGAACGCGGTGGCTGTCGCCCAGGCCGTGGGGAAGGTGGTGCTGGGGCACGCCGCGCACCTCGTACCGGCCCTCACCCACCCCAAGCAGGCGGGCATCGCCGCTGCTCATGCTCACCGGCTCGTCAACCGCATCACCGTCGGCCTGCGCCCCGCCGACCTGCGCATCACCTGGCCCACCATTGCAGGTCAACCCCGGCATGCTCTGGTCGAGGAGTTGCGCGTGGCCCGGCAACTCGCCACCACCGACCCCACCCGCACCCACCACCTCCTACAGAGCATCCTCGCCGGCGTCGATCCCGCCACCACCGCCACCAGCACCCACCACGCCGACGCCGCACACCTCCTCGCCACCCTCCTGCACAGCCGTGCCGCGATCCGTTGGGCGGACTACGCCCACCGCAGCTTCACCCACCTCCACGGCCCCACCGACCCGCTCACCCTGGGCGCCGCGCACACCCTCGCCACCGCCCACCACCGGGCCGGACACCACCAACGCGCCTACCGCCTCTACCGGCAACTCGCCGACCACCTCACCACCACCGCCGGACCCGACGCGCACCCCACCCTCGCCGTGCGGGCCACCACCGCGCTAGTCCTGCACGACCTCGGCCACCACGACGCCGCCCACACCCTCCTCACCGACACCATCACCCGCCACCGCCGCGCCCACCCCGACCACCCCGCCACCCAACGTATGGCCGACCACCTCCACCACCTGCGGCACCCCCGAGACCCCTAG